In one Gemmatimonadota bacterium genomic region, the following are encoded:
- a CDS encoding TldD/PmbA family protein, giving the protein MSDFSAPKSLFAPTGVLSRAEAEALTQRVLKLSPAEETRVTVNSSARGDTRFAVNQVTTSGENRDTTVTITAFVGNRAASAVTNRLDDASLAAAAKQAHEIAKLVPPNPERMPELGTQDYQYPAPKDRAIGMPSPSERAAAAKKVTERARAAGLVATGFIECRAGASALANSKGLFAYDSSSVVTMTATVRTTDGTGSGWACSDGDSFADIDAERVGMTASEKAQQSRSPVAIEPGRYVTILEPTAVGNLVQMIAGAMQARSADEGRSFFSRQGGGNKIGMKVVDDRVTLMSDPADSPSTGGGYDEDGAPLEKVVWIENGIVKNLNYDRFWAQKQGVKPTRSGGGGGGGGGGGGGGGGGGGGRSLRMLGGMSNVPEMIRSTERGILCTRFWYIRATDPRSILYTGLTRDGTFLIENGKVTKSLKNFRFNESPIFFLNNLEALGPAVRVNASEALGAGGATWMPAIKVREFTFSSLSDAV; this is encoded by the coding sequence ATGAGCGACTTCTCTGCCCCGAAATCGCTCTTCGCCCCCACCGGTGTGCTCTCGCGCGCCGAGGCCGAAGCGCTCACGCAACGCGTGCTCAAGCTCTCCCCAGCGGAGGAAACGCGCGTCACCGTCAACAGCTCGGCGCGCGGCGACACACGCTTTGCCGTGAACCAAGTGACCACCAGCGGCGAGAACCGTGACACCACGGTCACCATCACCGCGTTCGTCGGCAACCGCGCCGCGAGCGCCGTCACCAATCGGTTGGACGACGCCTCACTCGCCGCGGCCGCCAAGCAGGCGCACGAAATCGCCAAGCTCGTGCCGCCGAATCCGGAGCGTATGCCGGAACTCGGCACGCAGGATTATCAGTACCCCGCGCCAAAAGATCGGGCGATTGGAATGCCGAGCCCGAGCGAACGCGCCGCCGCTGCCAAGAAGGTGACGGAACGCGCGCGCGCCGCTGGACTCGTAGCGACCGGCTTTATTGAGTGCCGCGCCGGCGCCAGCGCCCTCGCCAACTCCAAGGGCTTGTTCGCGTACGACTCAAGCTCCGTCGTCACGATGACCGCGACGGTGCGCACCACCGACGGCACCGGCTCCGGATGGGCCTGCTCCGACGGTGATTCGTTTGCCGATATCGACGCCGAACGCGTGGGCATGACCGCAAGCGAAAAAGCACAACAGTCGCGCAGCCCCGTGGCTATTGAGCCCGGCCGCTACGTGACGATTCTCGAACCCACGGCCGTTGGCAATCTTGTGCAGATGATCGCCGGTGCCATGCAAGCGCGCTCGGCCGACGAAGGACGTTCGTTCTTCTCCCGCCAGGGCGGTGGCAACAAGATCGGCATGAAAGTCGTGGACGATCGCGTCACGCTTATGAGCGATCCCGCCGACTCGCCGAGCACCGGCGGCGGCTACGATGAAGATGGCGCGCCACTCGAGAAAGTGGTCTGGATTGAGAACGGCATCGTCAAGAACCTCAACTACGATCGCTTCTGGGCGCAAAAGCAGGGCGTGAAGCCCACGCGTTCTGGCGGTGGTGGTGGCGGCGGCGGTGGAGGTGGCGGCGGAGGCGGTGGTGGAGGCGGCGGGCGCTCGCTCCGCATGCTCGGCGGTATGTCGAATGTGCCCGAGATGATTCGCAGCACCGAACGCGGCATCTTGTGCACGCGCTTCTGGTACATCCGCGCCACCGACCCGCGCTCGATTCTTTACACGGGCCTCACGCGCGACGGCACGTTCTTGATTGAGAACGGCAAGGTGACCAAGTCGTTGAAGAACTTCCGTTTCAACGAAAGCCCGATCTTCTTCCTGAACAATCTCGAGGCGCTCGGGCCAGCGGTGCGCGTGAACGCGAGCGAAGCGCTCGGCGCCGGCGGCGCGACGTGGATGCCGGCGATCAAAGTGC